In a genomic window of [Empedobacter] haloabium:
- a CDS encoding ATP-binding protein, producing MPRLNSLRGRLILLVALAITPMAAMTVLTGVREREHAIEVARENLQRVANLAAANEAQSIEGARQILRDLSSVPDLLGDPNDCSVLLSDILAKNTDYANFGLIRLNGDVTCSAVSSATPVNLADRPHFRRAITERRFVAGNYVFGRVIGKHTVNLTYPVTHGDDVVAVLFAALDLAELDKFVLDVKLSPGSVLWTADANGTIISRRPDPGPWFGKKVPAPLHAALAQRPKVPVVLADADGVQRLYAFARVGSHEVSDYTVMIGIPYQEIVAAATRDQLIAIVGLVATITLALLAAWFGGDVLIVRRVQALARTANRIASGSLETRTGMRYENEEISDLARSLDEMAQALQKKDLERDAASASLQAADRRKDEFLAMLAHELRNPLAPISAGAQVLKLTQGDNPAVARTADIIARQVEHMTRLIDDLLDVSRVTRGLVKLNRQPLDLRGVVEDAVEQAYPLFKSRRQQLELSLPQVPVGIDADHKRMVQVVANLLNNAAKYTPEYGHVRVAVVRDDSIVRLTVSDDGIGMAPELVARVFELFTQAERTSDRSQGGLGLGLALARTLVLLHGGSVRAESAGLERGSTFTVELPWHELVAPAVAVAPADDALARPGRLRCLVVDDNADAAQTLALFLEAAGHEVMVAYRAADALAMAAAGRPQVCFLDIGLPDMDGNELATRLRALPQTAGAHLIAVTGYGRKEDQEKAIAAGFDHYFVKPMDTAKLVNLLGVLTGQARQVGEAATSA from the coding sequence GTGCCGCGCCTGAACAGCCTGCGCGGCCGCCTGATCCTGCTGGTGGCGCTGGCCATCACGCCGATGGCCGCGATGACGGTGCTGACCGGCGTGCGCGAGCGCGAACACGCGATCGAGGTGGCGCGCGAGAACCTGCAGCGGGTGGCCAACCTGGCCGCCGCCAACGAGGCCCAGTCGATCGAAGGCGCGCGCCAGATCCTGCGCGACCTGTCGAGCGTGCCCGACCTGCTGGGCGACCCGAACGATTGCAGCGTGCTGCTGTCCGATATCCTCGCCAAGAACACCGACTATGCCAATTTCGGCTTGATCCGCCTGAACGGCGACGTCACCTGCAGCGCCGTCTCATCCGCCACGCCGGTCAACCTGGCCGACCGGCCGCACTTCCGCCGCGCCATCACGGAACGCCGTTTCGTGGCCGGCAACTACGTGTTCGGCCGCGTGATCGGCAAGCACACGGTCAACCTGACCTATCCCGTCACGCATGGCGACGACGTCGTGGCCGTGCTGTTCGCGGCACTCGACCTGGCAGAGCTGGACAAGTTCGTGCTGGACGTGAAGCTGTCGCCCGGCTCCGTGCTGTGGACGGCCGATGCCAACGGCACCATCATCTCGCGCCGGCCGGACCCGGGGCCGTGGTTCGGCAAGAAGGTACCGGCGCCGCTGCATGCCGCGCTGGCGCAGCGGCCGAAGGTACCCGTCGTGCTGGCGGATGCCGACGGCGTCCAGCGCCTGTACGCGTTCGCCCGGGTCGGCAGCCACGAAGTGTCGGACTACACGGTGATGATCGGCATCCCCTACCAGGAGATCGTGGCGGCGGCCACGCGCGACCAGCTGATCGCCATCGTCGGCCTGGTCGCCACGATCACGCTGGCGCTGCTGGCGGCCTGGTTCGGCGGCGACGTGCTGATCGTGCGGCGCGTGCAGGCGCTGGCGCGTACGGCCAACCGCATCGCTTCCGGTTCGCTCGAGACGCGCACCGGCATGCGCTACGAGAACGAGGAGATCAGCGACCTGGCCCGCTCGCTGGACGAGATGGCGCAGGCGCTGCAGAAGAAGGATCTGGAACGCGATGCGGCCTCCGCCTCGCTGCAGGCAGCCGACCGGCGCAAGGACGAGTTCCTGGCGATGCTGGCGCACGAGCTGCGCAATCCGCTGGCACCCATCAGCGCGGGCGCCCAGGTGTTGAAGCTGACCCAGGGCGACAACCCTGCGGTGGCGCGCACGGCCGACATCATCGCGCGCCAGGTCGAGCACATGACGCGCCTGATCGACGACCTGCTGGACGTCTCGCGTGTGACGCGCGGCCTGGTCAAGCTCAATCGCCAGCCGCTCGACCTGCGCGGCGTGGTCGAGGACGCGGTGGAGCAGGCCTACCCGCTGTTCAAGAGCCGCCGCCAGCAGCTCGAACTGAGCCTGCCGCAGGTGCCGGTCGGCATCGACGCCGATCACAAGCGCATGGTGCAGGTGGTGGCCAACCTGCTCAACAACGCGGCCAAGTATACGCCCGAATACGGCCATGTGCGTGTCGCCGTCGTCCGCGACGACAGCATCGTGCGCCTGACGGTGAGCGACGACGGGATCGGCATGGCGCCCGAGCTGGTGGCGCGCGTGTTCGAGCTGTTCACGCAGGCCGAGCGCACGTCCGACCGTTCGCAGGGCGGCCTGGGCCTGGGGCTGGCGCTGGCGCGCACGCTGGTGCTGCTGCACGGCGGCAGCGTGCGCGCGGAAAGTGCCGGCCTGGAGCGCGGCAGCACGTTTACCGTCGAGCTGCCGTGGCACGAGCTGGTGGCGCCGGCCGTCGCCGTCGCCCCGGCCGACGACGCGCTGGCCCGGCCGGGCCGGCTGCGCTGCCTCGTCGTGGACGACAACGCCGATGCGGCGCAGACACTGGCCCTGTTCCTGGAAGCGGCCGGGCACGAGGTGATGGTCGCCTACCGCGCCGCCGATGCGCTGGCCATGGCCGCGGCGGGCCGGCCGCAGGTGTGCTTCCTCGATATCGGCCTGCCCGACATGGACGGCAACGAGCTGGCCACGCGTCTGCGGGCGCTGCCGCAGACCGCCGGCGCGCACCTGATCGCCGTCACCGGCTACGGCCGCAAGGAAGACCAGGAAAAGGCCATCGCCGCCGGCTTCGACCATTATTTCGTCAAGCCGATGGACACGGCCAAGCTGGTCAACCTGCTGGGCGTGCTGACCGGGCAAGCCCGGCAGGTCGGTGAGGCGGCTACCTCGGCATAA
- a CDS encoding DUF4424 family protein, producing the protein MILPFLSAAPACARPARVAPRRTGGWLLVGALGAAACPIAWGFEHELGVPLALAAQIGPLTVARTAVRLDGRAVTITNLLRNDSAAAQTAAFYAATPIVGQLGIAEEHADKRFAELAVLVQGRPVRLRRAATTYFQGRDITRQLARAGIDALRPDAAAPRQLARLPPHLRVNADQWRSTVTYAWRSTLAAGASMVQEVRYRALPRFNLALSPSVELDRQVAQFCGAASDVRRAIDAADPGAAAVLVERYDVPLDYSMLGDVEVAVHQPAPNWQGARPVATLGCGLSAQAGNALAGTVAPVDATLSFLVISVVGPGEAHALAGD; encoded by the coding sequence GTGATATTGCCCTTCCTGTCCGCTGCGCCGGCTTGTGCCAGGCCGGCGCGCGTTGCGCCGCGGCGCACCGGTGGCTGGTTGCTCGTCGGTGCGCTGGGCGCGGCTGCCTGCCCCATCGCATGGGGTTTCGAGCACGAGCTTGGCGTACCGCTGGCGCTTGCCGCGCAAATCGGCCCGCTGACAGTGGCGCGTACGGCCGTCCGGCTCGACGGTCGCGCGGTCACGATCACGAACCTGCTGCGCAACGACAGCGCGGCAGCGCAAACCGCCGCCTTCTATGCCGCCACGCCCATCGTGGGCCAACTGGGTATCGCCGAAGAGCACGCCGACAAGCGATTCGCCGAGCTGGCGGTCCTGGTGCAAGGCCGGCCGGTACGGCTGCGCCGTGCGGCGACGACCTACTTCCAGGGGCGCGACATCACGCGCCAGCTGGCGCGTGCCGGCATCGATGCGCTGCGTCCGGACGCGGCGGCGCCGCGCCAGCTGGCCCGCCTGCCGCCCCATCTGCGGGTCAATGCGGACCAGTGGCGCAGCACCGTGACCTACGCCTGGCGCAGCACGCTCGCCGCCGGCGCCAGCATGGTGCAGGAAGTACGTTACCGCGCGCTGCCGCGCTTCAACCTTGCGCTGAGCCCGTCGGTGGAGCTCGACCGGCAGGTCGCGCAGTTCTGCGGCGCCGCCAGCGACGTGCGGCGGGCGATCGACGCGGCCGACCCGGGCGCCGCCGCCGTGCTGGTCGAGCGCTACGATGTCCCGCTGGACTACAGCATGCTGGGCGACGTCGAGGTCGCCGTTCACCAGCCGGCGCCCAACTGGCAGGGCGCCAGGCCGGTGGCGACGCTGGGCTGCGGCCTGTCAGCCCAAGCGGGCAACGCACTGGCAGGCACGGTCGCACCTGTCGATGCGACGCTCAGCTTCCTGGTCATTTCCGTGGTCGGTCCGGGTGAGGCGCATGCGCTCGCGGGCGATTAA
- a CDS encoding Rrf2 family transcriptional regulator, protein MRLTSFTDYTLRSLIYLGMNRDRLATIQDIADLHKISKNHLTKVIHQLGASGLVETVRGRNGGLRLAREPEDINIGAVVRQSEPDFFIAECFDQSRHDCIFTGACALQHKLGEAMRAFLTVLDGVTLADVLPRPRSAMGQALHEQPVVLHRLLK, encoded by the coding sequence ATGAGACTGACTTCCTTTACCGATTACACGCTGCGTTCCCTGATCTACCTGGGAATGAACCGCGATCGCCTGGCCACGATCCAGGACATCGCCGACCTGCACAAGATCTCCAAGAACCACCTGACCAAGGTGATCCACCAGTTGGGTGCCAGCGGCCTCGTCGAGACCGTACGCGGCCGCAATGGCGGCCTGCGGCTGGCGCGCGAGCCGGAAGACATCAATATCGGCGCCGTGGTGCGCCAGAGCGAGCCGGACTTTTTCATTGCCGAGTGCTTCGACCAGTCCCGCCACGATTGCATCTTCACTGGCGCCTGCGCGCTGCAGCACAAGCTGGGCGAGGCCATGCGCGCCTTCCTTACCGTGCTGGACGGCGTTACGCTGGCCGATGTGCTGCCGCGTCCGCGCAGCGCGATGGGCCAGGCCCTGCACGAGCAGCCCGTCGTGCTGCATCGCCTGCTCAAGTAA
- the hmpA gene encoding NO-inducible flavohemoprotein has translation MLSAEHRAIVSATVPILEQGGEALTTHFYQLLFADFPEVKAYFNQAHQHDGGQPRALANSILMYAKNIDRLAALGDLVSVIVNKHVSLNILPEHYPMVGASLLKAIREVLGAETATDAVLEAWGAAYGQLADILIGAERAAYEGQAHAPGGWNGLRRFVVAEKRAESEEITSFVLRPQDGGAVMDFQPGQYIGLRVLVDGAEQRRQYSLSAAPNGQTYQISVKREAGGKVSNHLHDSVDVGDVVELLPPSGAFTLSDSAKPIVLISGGVGITPTLPMLNRALATGREVRFIHAARHGGVHAFRDHVDALAAQHPQLRRHYIYAETRDGHPVPDAVGLLDREKLAGWLPASRDVEAYFLGPTPFMRAVKQLLRELGIPESQTYFEFFGPAAALN, from the coding sequence ATGCTGTCTGCCGAACACCGCGCCATCGTTTCCGCCACCGTTCCCATCCTGGAGCAGGGCGGTGAAGCGCTGACCACTCATTTCTACCAGCTGCTGTTCGCCGACTTCCCCGAGGTCAAGGCCTACTTCAACCAGGCCCACCAGCACGACGGCGGGCAGCCGCGCGCGTTGGCCAACAGCATCCTGATGTACGCGAAAAACATCGACCGGCTCGCGGCGCTGGGCGACCTGGTGTCCGTCATCGTCAACAAGCACGTGTCGCTCAATATCCTGCCGGAGCACTATCCGATGGTCGGTGCCAGCCTGCTGAAGGCGATCCGCGAAGTGCTGGGCGCCGAGACGGCTACGGATGCCGTGCTGGAAGCGTGGGGCGCCGCATATGGCCAGCTGGCCGATATCCTGATCGGTGCCGAGCGTGCCGCCTATGAAGGCCAGGCCCATGCGCCGGGCGGCTGGAACGGCCTGCGCCGCTTCGTCGTGGCCGAGAAGCGTGCCGAGAGCGAGGAGATCACCAGCTTCGTGCTGCGCCCGCAAGACGGCGGCGCCGTGATGGATTTCCAGCCAGGCCAGTACATCGGCTTGCGCGTGCTGGTCGACGGCGCCGAGCAGCGCCGCCAGTATTCGCTGTCGGCCGCGCCCAACGGCCAGACCTACCAGATCAGCGTCAAGCGCGAAGCGGGCGGCAAGGTATCGAACCACCTGCATGACAGCGTCGACGTGGGCGACGTGGTCGAACTGCTGCCGCCGTCGGGCGCTTTCACGCTCAGCGACAGCGCCAAGCCGATCGTGCTGATCAGCGGCGGTGTGGGCATCACGCCCACGCTGCCAATGCTGAACCGGGCGCTGGCCACCGGACGCGAGGTGCGCTTCATCCACGCGGCCCGCCATGGCGGCGTGCACGCATTCCGCGACCACGTGGATGCGCTGGCGGCCCAACACCCGCAGCTGCGCCGGCACTACATCTACGCGGAAACGCGCGACGGTCATCCGGTGCCGGATGCGGTGGGCCTGCTGGACCGCGAAAAACTGGCCGGCTGGCTGCCCGCGTCGCGCGACGTGGAAGCGTATTTCCTGGGGCCGACGCCGTTCATGCGCGCAGTGAAACAGCTGTTGCGCGAGCTCGGCATTCCGGAGTCGCAGACGTATTTCGAGTTCTTCGGCCCGGCCGCGGCGCTGAACTGA
- a CDS encoding PEP-CTERM sorting domain-containing protein yields MLKKLLAAAAALSALGMANAAPMYYEFEWKGFDVFSTNPWTGETNGGWSPLASIKGYFKGEDLNGDNIIVLSEISRLGIDAGGWRPSELIGCPDTAWNTGGLTSCSIGAFSYVKGGDLTLQASGEWSSSGSVYSYRSWSMPGGGYQRTSNDVCCGSSWANATPETTFTITASVPEPSTWAMLGAGLLLTAGVARRRDR; encoded by the coding sequence ATGCTGAAAAAACTCCTCGCGGCAGCTGCCGCACTGTCGGCATTGGGTATGGCGAACGCCGCACCGATGTATTACGAATTCGAATGGAAGGGTTTTGACGTGTTCTCGACCAACCCGTGGACCGGCGAGACCAATGGCGGCTGGAGCCCGCTGGCGTCGATCAAAGGTTATTTCAAGGGCGAAGACCTGAACGGTGACAATATCATCGTCCTCAGCGAGATCTCGCGTCTAGGCATCGATGCGGGCGGTTGGCGCCCGAGCGAGCTGATCGGCTGTCCCGATACGGCCTGGAATACCGGCGGCCTGACAAGCTGCTCGATCGGCGCCTTCTCCTATGTCAAGGGCGGTGACCTCACCCTGCAGGCCAGCGGCGAATGGTCCTCCAGCGGCAGCGTCTATAGCTACAGGTCGTGGAGCATGCCGGGCGGCGGTTACCAGCGTACCAGCAATGACGTCTGCTGCGGCAGCTCCTGGGCCAACGCGACGCCGGAGACCACCTTTACCATCACCGCTTCCGTGCCGGAACCGTCGACCTGGGCCATGCTGGGCGCCGGCCTGCTGCTGACAGCCGGCGTGGCGCGGCGTCGCGACCGCTGA
- a CDS encoding PEP-CTERM sorting domain-containing protein codes for MQKHLIAAATALLTLSSVQAAPMYYAFEWKGFNYSYTTPIDPEPVTRWEPEAVISGYFKADDVNSDGIITLGEVERFNAGEGEMIGCPGRDSDISGLTGCVIEHFSYETGGPLSFRARAEWSSAGSVYRVYYWDMPEHGRSNFSNDVCCGDSWLSVTQDTKFTMIASVPEPSTWTMLAAGLVVATGAARRRSRACGRSCPTV; via the coding sequence ATGCAAAAACACCTGATTGCCGCCGCGACCGCGTTGCTCACGCTCTCCTCTGTCCAGGCAGCCCCCATGTATTATGCTTTCGAATGGAAGGGATTCAATTACAGCTACACCACGCCGATCGATCCGGAACCGGTCACGCGCTGGGAGCCCGAAGCCGTCATCAGCGGCTATTTCAAGGCCGATGACGTCAACAGCGATGGCATCATCACGCTTGGCGAGGTGGAGCGATTCAATGCCGGCGAGGGCGAGATGATCGGTTGCCCGGGACGGGATTCGGATATATCCGGCCTGACTGGTTGCGTGATCGAGCACTTCTCCTATGAGACCGGCGGCCCGCTGTCGTTCCGGGCCCGCGCCGAATGGTCCTCTGCCGGCTCGGTTTACCGGGTCTATTACTGGGATATGCCCGAGCACGGTCGAAGCAATTTCAGCAACGATGTGTGCTGTGGCGATTCCTGGCTGAGCGTAACGCAGGACACGAAGTTCACCATGATCGCGTCGGTTCCCGAGCCATCGACGTGGACCATGCTGGCAGCCGGACTGGTGGTCGCAACAGGCGCGGCGCGACGGCGATCGCGCGCATGCGGCCGATCCTGCCCGACGGTTTGA
- a CDS encoding HDOD domain-containing protein, producing MNKLEAFGHIAALAIRGDLVFPTSVNAALRVQLALDDPDCPMDEAIRLVLAEPLLAARTVALSNSAMFNRGGGTITNVRAAITRIGYHNLYALAAAMVVRQFGSKIGDPALRAKAEQLWQHTIHVACLARLIARDVTEVNQDTALFAGIVHEVGGFYLLSRADEFPGLLDPDPDNWQPASEEIILREVMHKLGIPEPVASAIEGLRDGFLGVPPETLLDTLLLANHFSPVPSPLATPREAVPQADSVVDLFIDEDMAKRLVEQAKADAAAMNSAMLV from the coding sequence ATGAATAAACTGGAAGCCTTCGGGCACATCGCCGCGCTGGCGATACGTGGCGACCTGGTGTTCCCCACCAGCGTCAACGCCGCATTGCGGGTCCAGCTGGCACTGGACGATCCCGACTGCCCGATGGACGAGGCGATCCGCCTCGTGCTGGCCGAGCCCCTGCTGGCCGCGCGCACCGTCGCGCTGTCCAACTCGGCCATGTTCAACCGCGGCGGCGGCACGATCACCAATGTGCGCGCGGCCATCACGCGCATCGGCTACCACAACCTGTACGCGCTGGCGGCGGCAATGGTCGTGCGCCAGTTCGGCAGCAAGATCGGCGACCCGGCGCTGCGCGCCAAGGCCGAGCAGCTGTGGCAGCACACCATCCACGTCGCCTGCCTGGCGCGCCTGATCGCCCGCGACGTGACGGAAGTGAACCAGGATACCGCCCTGTTCGCCGGCATCGTGCACGAGGTCGGCGGCTTTTACCTGCTGTCGCGCGCCGACGAATTCCCCGGCCTGCTGGATCCCGATCCGGACAACTGGCAGCCCGCCAGCGAGGAGATCATCCTGCGCGAAGTCATGCACAAGCTGGGTATTCCCGAGCCGGTCGCCAGCGCCATCGAGGGCCTGCGCGACGGCTTCCTGGGCGTGCCCCCGGAAACGCTGCTCGATACCCTGCTGCTGGCCAATCATTTTTCCCCAGTCCCGTCGCCGCTGGCCACGCCGCGCGAGGCCGTGCCCCAGGCCGACTCCGTGGTCGACCTGTTCATCGACGAGGACATGGCCAAGCGCCTGGTCGAGCAGGCCAAGGCCGATGCCGCCGCGATGAACAGCGCGATGCTGGTGTGA
- a CDS encoding D-amino acid dehydrogenase has product MRVVILGSGVIGVTTAYYLARSGHDVTVLDRQPGPALETSFANAGQISPGYASPWAAPGIPLKAMKWMLQRHAPLSITPDGTLFQLQWMWQMLKNCNADSYAVNKERMVRLAEYSRDCFKALRAATGISYEGRQQGTTQLFRTQKQMDDAAKDIEVLKETGVPYELLGARELLSAEPGIAAGRLVGGLRLPNDETGDCQLFTTKLTAMAEELGVKFRYNVDITGLVTQGDEIGGVRCGAEIVTADSYVVALGAYSTPLLKNLVDIPVYPLKGYSITVPIVDAAKAPTSTILDETYKIAVTRFDERIRVGGMAEIAGYDKRLNPRRRETLEMVVNDLFPGAGNTLDATFWTGLRPMTPDGTPVVGRTPLRNLFINTGHGTLGWTMSCGSAQLLADIMSARRPAIHADDLSVERYRSKDPARQPQLAGA; this is encoded by the coding sequence ATGCGCGTAGTCATTCTCGGTAGCGGCGTCATCGGCGTCACCACGGCTTATTACCTGGCCCGTTCCGGCCATGACGTGACGGTGCTGGACCGGCAGCCCGGTCCGGCCCTGGAAACCAGCTTCGCCAACGCCGGCCAGATTTCGCCCGGTTACGCGTCGCCCTGGGCCGCGCCGGGCATCCCGCTGAAGGCCATGAAATGGATGCTGCAGCGCCACGCGCCGCTGTCCATCACGCCGGACGGCACCTTGTTCCAGCTGCAGTGGATGTGGCAGATGCTGAAGAACTGCAATGCCGACAGCTACGCCGTCAACAAGGAACGCATGGTGCGCCTGGCCGAGTACAGCCGTGACTGCTTCAAGGCGCTGCGCGCCGCCACCGGCATCAGTTATGAAGGCCGGCAGCAAGGCACGACCCAGCTGTTCCGCACCCAGAAGCAGATGGACGACGCGGCCAAGGACATCGAAGTGCTGAAAGAGACCGGGGTGCCGTACGAACTGCTGGGCGCGCGCGAGCTGCTGTCGGCCGAGCCTGGCATCGCGGCCGGACGCCTGGTCGGCGGCCTGCGCCTGCCGAACGACGAAACGGGCGACTGCCAGCTGTTCACGACCAAGCTGACGGCCATGGCCGAGGAGCTGGGCGTCAAGTTCCGCTACAACGTCGACATCACCGGGCTCGTCACGCAGGGCGACGAGATCGGCGGCGTGCGTTGCGGCGCCGAGATCGTCACGGCCGATTCGTATGTCGTCGCGCTGGGCGCCTATTCCACGCCGCTGCTGAAGAATCTGGTGGACATCCCCGTCTACCCGCTGAAGGGCTATTCGATCACGGTGCCGATCGTGGACGCGGCCAAGGCGCCGACGTCGACGATCCTGGACGAGACCTACAAGATCGCCGTGACCCGTTTCGACGAGCGCATCCGCGTGGGCGGGATGGCCGAGATCGCGGGCTACGACAAGCGCCTGAACCCGCGCCGGCGCGAAACGCTGGAAATGGTCGTCAACGACCTGTTCCCCGGCGCCGGCAATACGCTGGATGCCACCTTCTGGACCGGTTTGCGTCCGATGACACCGGATGGCACACCGGTGGTCGGCCGCACCCCGCTGCGCAACCTGTTCATCAACACCGGCCACGGCACCCTGGGCTGGACGATGTCGTGCGGGTCCGCGCAGCTGCTGGCCGACATCATGTCGGCCCGCCGCCCGGCGATCCATGCGGACGACCTGTCCGTGGAACGCTATCGCAGCAAGGACCCGGCGCGCCAGCCGCAGCTGGCGGGCGCCTGA
- a CDS encoding Lrp/AsnC ligand binding domain-containing protein: MRTQKESVRTLDKLDRKILRILQEDGRISMKDLSEQVGLSITPAIERVKRMERDGVITGYHARLNPAAVGATLLVFVEITLNQKSASHFEQFRREVLRIPEVQECHLVSGDFDYLIKARIHEMAEYRKLLGDMLLNLPGAAQSKSYVVMEEIKETLVLATEPG, encoded by the coding sequence ATGCGCACACAAAAGGAATCCGTTCGTACCCTGGACAAGCTGGACCGCAAGATCCTGCGCATCCTGCAGGAAGACGGGCGCATCTCGATGAAGGACCTGTCGGAGCAGGTGGGTCTGTCCATCACGCCGGCCATCGAGCGGGTCAAGCGCATGGAGCGCGACGGCGTCATCACGGGCTACCACGCCCGGCTCAATCCGGCCGCGGTCGGCGCGACCTTGCTGGTGTTTGTCGAGATCACGCTGAACCAGAAATCGGCCAGCCACTTCGAACAGTTCCGCCGCGAGGTATTGCGCATTCCCGAGGTGCAGGAGTGCCACCTGGTGTCGGGTGACTTCGACTACCTGATCAAGGCGCGCATCCACGAGATGGCGGAATACCGCAAGCTGTTGGGCGACATGTTGCTGAACCTGCCCGGCGCCGCGCAGTCGAAAAGCTATGTGGTGATGGAGGAGATCAAGGAAACGCTGGTGCTGGCGACGGAGCCCGGGTAG
- a CDS encoding GNAT family N-acetyltransferase, which yields MLVTLEPVTIDNFEDLIALRLPPKQDRWLANNAESIAQAHYYTDWRMHAIYCDGTPAGFLLYDSMAHDEPGHYGIYRFMVAHERQGRGVGRRALRLLLDDLRARPDARRITICYKPDNLAARRLYRSCGFAEIGIDADGEMIAEIRVATATRAPSPAPAFP from the coding sequence TTGCTCGTTACGCTGGAACCCGTCACCATCGACAACTTCGAAGACCTGATCGCGCTGCGCCTGCCGCCCAAACAGGATCGCTGGCTGGCGAACAATGCCGAGTCGATCGCGCAGGCGCACTACTATACCGACTGGCGCATGCACGCCATCTATTGCGACGGCACACCGGCCGGCTTCCTGCTGTACGACAGCATGGCGCACGACGAGCCGGGCCACTACGGCATCTACCGCTTCATGGTCGCGCACGAGCGCCAGGGCCGGGGCGTCGGCCGCCGCGCGCTGCGCTTGCTGCTGGACGACCTGCGCGCCCGCCCGGACGCGCGCCGCATCACGATCTGTTACAAGCCGGACAACCTGGCGGCGCGGCGCCTGTACCGGTCCTGTGGATTCGCCGAGATCGGCATCGACGCCGATGGCGAGATGATCGCCGAGATCCGGGTCGCAACCGCTACCCGGGCTCCGTCGCCAGCACCAGCGTTTCCTTGA
- a CDS encoding DMT family transporter — translation MSILLLSVVLCAALLHASWNAVVKAGPDKLFGTVLIATSAALVALPLLCFVRPPAPASWPWLTASAACHLVYYRLLAAAYAHGDMSHAYPLMRGAAPLFALAASAPLLGETLTSAQYGAALVICGGVLAMSLGHGRAGRRATLFALGTALTIATYTLIDGIGVRRSGSAAGYTLWLFVLSAPLLLLSVLPRRAAMLAYARAHWRVGLAGSVGTVLAYGLALWAMTRAPVALVAALRETSILFATLIAGVLLREDIGRRRMAAAGLIACGAAAMRFA, via the coding sequence ATGTCCATCCTTCTGCTCTCCGTTGTCCTGTGCGCCGCCCTGCTGCATGCCAGCTGGAACGCTGTCGTCAAGGCAGGTCCCGACAAGCTGTTCGGCACCGTGCTGATCGCCACCAGCGCCGCGCTGGTGGCCCTGCCGCTGCTGTGTTTCGTCCGGCCGCCGGCCCCCGCCAGCTGGCCATGGCTGACGGCGTCGGCCGCTTGCCACCTCGTCTATTACCGACTGCTTGCGGCCGCCTACGCACACGGCGACATGAGCCATGCCTACCCGCTGATGCGCGGCGCCGCGCCCTTGTTCGCACTGGCGGCCAGCGCGCCCCTGCTGGGCGAAACGCTGACATCGGCACAGTATGGCGCGGCCCTCGTCATCTGCGGCGGCGTCCTGGCCATGAGCCTGGGCCACGGCCGTGCCGGACGTCGCGCGACCCTCTTTGCGCTGGGCACTGCGCTGACCATTGCCACCTACACGCTGATCGATGGCATCGGCGTGCGCCGCTCCGGCAGCGCGGCCGGCTACACATTGTGGCTGTTCGTGCTGTCGGCGCCGCTGCTGCTGCTGTCCGTGCTGCCGCGCCGGGCCGCGATGCTGGCCTATGCGCGGGCCCACTGGCGCGTGGGCCTGGCCGGGAGCGTGGGCACGGTGCTCGCCTATGGACTGGCGCTGTGGGCGATGACGCGCGCGCCCGTGGCGCTGGTCGCGGCGCTGCGCGAGACGTCGATCCTGTTTGCCACCCTGATCGCGGGTGTGCTGTTGCGCGAGGACATAGGCCGGCGGCGCATGGCCGCGGCCGGCCTGATCGCCTGTGGCGCGGCGGCGATGCGATTTGCCTGA